One genomic segment of Aquipluma nitroreducens includes these proteins:
- a CDS encoding plasmid mobilization protein — protein MKTENKGGRPAKVAGQKKGYFIGVKMDTEEYYTLKAKAREAGISISECVRQSVLRGVIKQRLNTEMYDLIRKLCGMANNLNQIARKANAQGYQNAQSENLQLASSIRKLVNHLRHDS, from the coding sequence ATGAAAACAGAAAACAAAGGAGGCAGACCTGCAAAAGTGGCTGGTCAGAAAAAAGGCTATTTCATCGGCGTCAAGATGGATACCGAGGAGTATTATACTTTAAAAGCCAAAGCGCGTGAAGCCGGGATTTCCATTAGTGAATGTGTTCGCCAATCTGTTTTGCGAGGCGTAATTAAACAGCGACTCAACACCGAAATGTATGACTTGATCCGGAAACTTTGTGGTATGGCCAATAACCTGAATCAGATTGCCCGAAAAGCCAATGCCCAGGGGTACCAGAATGCTCAGAGTGAAAACCTTCAGCTGGCGAGCAGCATCCGAAAACTGGTAAATCATCTACGCCATGATAGCTAA
- a CDS encoding relaxase/mobilization nuclease domain-containing protein gives MIAKIVKGQGFRGVVNYILNQEKKAEILDSDGVMLDDPEAIIESFNFQTELNLRILKPVGHISLNFSVQDQEKLSSELMVKIARDYMAQMGITDTQYLIARHYDKEHPHIHLVFNRIDYNGNTISDRNDRFRSEKICKGLTREYGLYFAQGKENVKEHRLKEPDKTKYEIYHALQSAISKCRNWQELKAELLKSGIKTEFQNNGATDKIQGVRFGKNGYEFNGSKIDKTCSYSKINYRLQQNERLQQAQKHQAEQPAWEDDMEFSSTMKSITSSLGGLFDILQPSPVYDENQAEVFRKEAKKRRKKKANQYRQRL, from the coding sequence ATGATAGCTAAAATTGTCAAAGGTCAAGGATTCCGGGGTGTGGTCAATTACATCCTGAATCAGGAAAAGAAAGCTGAAATTCTGGACAGCGATGGGGTAATGCTTGATGATCCTGAAGCCATCATTGAAAGCTTTAACTTTCAGACCGAACTAAATCTACGGATATTAAAACCCGTAGGACATATCTCACTGAATTTCTCAGTACAGGATCAGGAAAAGCTTTCCAGCGAATTAATGGTTAAAATCGCACGGGATTATATGGCACAAATGGGAATTACCGATACTCAATATTTGATTGCCAGACATTACGACAAGGAACATCCACATATTCACTTGGTCTTTAACCGGATAGATTACAATGGGAATACAATCTCTGACCGGAATGATCGCTTCCGAAGTGAGAAGATCTGCAAGGGACTGACTCGGGAATATGGCCTGTACTTTGCCCAGGGAAAAGAAAATGTTAAGGAGCATCGGTTAAAAGAACCCGATAAAACCAAATACGAAATTTATCATGCACTCCAATCAGCTATATCTAAATGTCGGAACTGGCAGGAATTAAAAGCAGAGTTACTCAAATCAGGGATTAAAACCGAATTCCAAAATAACGGAGCTACAGACAAAATACAAGGAGTACGGTTTGGAAAGAATGGGTATGAATTCAACGGTTCCAAAATTGACAAGACCTGCAGTTATTCCAAAATCAATTACCGGTTGCAGCAAAACGAGAGATTACAACAGGCTCAAAAACACCAAGCGGAACAACCTGCATGGGAGGATGACATGGAATTTTCCTCGACCATGAAAAGCATAACTTCCTCATTGGGGGGGCTATTCGATATACTACAACCTTCACCCGTCTATGATGAAAATCAGGCAGAAGTTTTTAGAAAGGAAGCAAAAAAGCGAAGGAAGAAGAAAGCAAACCAATACAGACAACGATTGTAA
- a CDS encoding helix-turn-helix domain-containing protein: MERIFKFDTVTEYNALNNHETLHPLVSVINFSKANPRSWGEKSVRINYGLYCIFLKDFKGCDLKYGRNYYDYQEGTLVFVSPGQMMVVETDGQVYQPKGYALVFHPDLIRGTSLGRIIHEYNFFSYNANEALHLSERERQIVLDCFSKIDFELQQNIDKHSKKLIASNIELFLNYCDRFYDRQFITRDNVNKGILEKFEELLNGYFSSAKPQTIGIPSVSYCAEELHLSPNYFGDLIKKETGKSAKEYIQNKIIDIAKNKTFDSNKSVNEIAYELGFKYPQHFTRLFKNVTGFTPNEYRFQN; encoded by the coding sequence ATGGAACGGATTTTCAAATTTGATACGGTTACTGAATACAATGCCCTGAACAATCACGAAACATTGCACCCTTTGGTCAGTGTCATCAATTTTTCAAAAGCGAATCCAAGGTCGTGGGGAGAAAAGAGTGTCAGGATAAATTATGGGCTGTATTGTATTTTCCTGAAAGATTTTAAAGGCTGCGATTTAAAATACGGACGTAACTATTACGACTACCAGGAAGGCACGCTGGTTTTTGTTTCGCCCGGGCAAATGATGGTTGTTGAAACCGACGGACAAGTGTATCAGCCTAAAGGATATGCTCTGGTGTTTCATCCCGACCTGATCCGCGGGACGTCTCTGGGCAGGATCATCCATGAGTATAACTTCTTCAGCTACAACGCTAACGAAGCGTTGCACCTGTCAGAACGTGAAAGGCAGATTGTGCTTGATTGTTTTTCAAAAATAGACTTTGAATTGCAGCAAAACATCGACAAACACAGCAAAAAATTGATTGCCTCAAATATCGAATTGTTCCTGAATTACTGCGACCGATTTTATGACCGGCAATTCATTACACGAGATAATGTCAATAAAGGCATTCTGGAAAAGTTTGAAGAACTGCTGAATGGCTATTTTTCATCAGCCAAACCCCAAACAATTGGGATACCATCTGTTTCATATTGTGCAGAAGAGCTTCATTTGTCGCCCAACTATTTTGGCGATTTGATTAAAAAAGAAACCGGAAAATCAGCCAAGGAATACATTCAGAACAAAATTATTGACATTGCCAAGAACAAAACCTTTGACAGCAATAAAAGTGTAAATGAAATTGCTTACGAATTGGGTTTCAAATATCCTCAGCACTTTACCAGACTGTTTAAAAACGTAACAGGCTTTACGCCCAATGAATACCGGTTTCAAAATTAA
- a CDS encoding alpha/beta hydrolase: MRRETKDLESVRFNDALVSCIKRYLMLAFLLFLTVISLSVNAKPKEKPLMIQEQGSFAVGGTVVTNPGTFNPYNQTTEGQTFHGDHAYIFYQVPVKARKYPLVMWHGIGQFSKTWETTPDGREGYQNIFLRRGFGVYLIDQPRRGNASRSTATATIAPTPDEQGWFGTFRVGIWPNYFEGVQFSKDSETLNQYFRQMVPNLGPIDINVNTDAVSALFTKIGPAILVTHSHSGGMGWGTAIKNQNIKAIVSYEPGSGFVFPDGEVPAPIPMAGGTLAAIGVPISDFMKLTKIPIIIYYGDNIPEKPMDNPGQDGWRARLEMARLWRDCVNKHGGDVTVIHLPEIGIKGNTHFPFSDLNNIEIADLMSAWLKEKGLDK; encoded by the coding sequence ATGAGAAGAGAAACAAAAGATCTAGAATCGGTGAGATTCAATGATGCATTGGTAAGTTGTATAAAGCGTTACCTGATGCTTGCGTTTTTGTTGTTTTTGACGGTCATCAGCCTGTCGGTTAATGCCAAACCCAAAGAAAAGCCATTGATGATTCAGGAGCAAGGCAGTTTTGCCGTTGGCGGCACTGTGGTTACCAATCCCGGTACTTTTAATCCGTATAATCAGACTACGGAAGGGCAAACCTTTCATGGCGACCATGCCTATATTTTTTATCAGGTTCCGGTTAAGGCCCGCAAATATCCGCTAGTGATGTGGCACGGTATCGGACAGTTTTCCAAAACATGGGAAACCACTCCTGACGGACGTGAAGGATATCAGAACATCTTCTTGCGCCGTGGATTTGGTGTTTATCTTATCGACCAGCCAAGGAGAGGCAATGCCAGCCGCAGTACTGCGACAGCCACCATTGCACCAACCCCCGATGAACAAGGTTGGTTTGGTACTTTTCGGGTAGGAATCTGGCCAAACTATTTTGAAGGTGTACAATTTTCAAAAGATTCAGAGACACTAAACCAGTATTTTCGCCAAATGGTACCCAACCTTGGACCTATCGATATCAATGTCAATACCGATGCTGTTTCGGCGTTATTCACTAAAATTGGCCCGGCAATTTTGGTTACACACTCACATTCAGGCGGTATGGGTTGGGGTACCGCAATCAAAAATCAGAATATAAAAGCCATCGTTTCCTATGAGCCGGGAAGCGGTTTTGTATTTCCTGACGGAGAAGTGCCTGCTCCTATCCCAATGGCCGGGGGTACACTTGCCGCGATTGGAGTTCCTATCTCCGATTTTATGAAGCTCACGAAAATCCCGATCATTATTTACTACGGTGATAACATCCCTGAAAAACCAATGGATAACCCGGGACAGGATGGTTGGCGGGCTCGTTTGGAAATGGCTCGTTTGTGGCGCGATTGTGTGAACAAGCATGGCGGCGATGTTACCGTGATTCACCTTCCTGAAATTGGCATAAAAGGCAATACACATTTCCCATTTTCAGATTTAAACAACATTGAAATAGCCGATTTGATGTCGGCGTGGTTAAAAGAAAAAGGACTGGACAAATGA
- a CDS encoding alpha/beta hydrolase — MKSIRNYFLIIMVTSINFISSAQPKPANAFGLVYRDAITENVPGKVNIHPVTYKLNDIDIAANIYTPANYDPMKKYPTVVVAHPNGGVKEQVAGLYAQHLAESGYIVIAADASYQGASGGIPRNVDKPANRIEDIRGMADFITQYAGVDASHLGLLGICGGGGYALKAAQTDKRFKVVATLSMFNSGVVRRNGFMDSGLATIQQRLKQASEARALEAAGGEVRYAADTKMTDEEIAKLPFDLYREGYLYYGKTHAHPNSTFRYTMSSLLDLMAFDASTNMDLINQPLLMMAGSKADTYYMTDSAFNLATGTKEKEIFLIPGATHIQTYYVPEYVAQAMNKLNEFFGKYL, encoded by the coding sequence ATGAAAAGTATAAGAAACTATTTTTTGATAATCATGGTTACGTCAATCAACTTCATTTCGTCAGCTCAACCCAAACCTGCCAATGCATTTGGTCTGGTTTACAGGGATGCTATTACAGAAAATGTGCCCGGAAAGGTGAATATTCATCCTGTTACCTATAAACTGAATGACATTGATATCGCAGCCAATATTTATACACCTGCCAACTACGACCCGATGAAGAAATATCCAACGGTAGTGGTAGCTCACCCCAACGGCGGTGTGAAAGAGCAGGTAGCCGGACTATATGCGCAGCATTTAGCCGAATCGGGTTATATCGTCATTGCTGCTGATGCGTCGTACCAAGGAGCAAGTGGCGGAATACCCCGTAATGTGGATAAACCGGCTAATCGAATTGAAGACATTCGTGGCATGGCCGATTTCATTACCCAATATGCAGGAGTTGATGCCAGTCATTTAGGTTTATTGGGCATTTGCGGGGGTGGCGGCTATGCTTTAAAAGCGGCTCAAACCGACAAACGCTTTAAAGTAGTGGCTACCCTGAGTATGTTTAATTCCGGCGTGGTCAGGCGCAACGGATTCATGGATTCAGGACTGGCCACCATTCAGCAACGTTTAAAACAGGCTTCTGAAGCCCGTGCCTTGGAAGCGGCTGGCGGCGAAGTGCGTTATGCTGCCGATACTAAAATGACCGATGAAGAAATAGCTAAGCTGCCGTTTGATCTGTATCGCGAAGGCTACTTATATTATGGCAAAACCCATGCACACCCCAATTCCACCTTCAGGTACACCATGAGCAGCCTGCTCGATCTGATGGCTTTTGACGCATCCACCAACATGGATTTAATCAACCAGCCACTGTTGATGATGGCGGGAAGCAAAGCCGACACGTACTACATGACCGACAGTGCTTTCAACCTTGCTACCGGCACAAAGGAGAAAGAAATCTTTCTGATTCCGGGAGCTACCCACATTCAAACCTATTATGTTCCTGAATATGTAGCTCAGGCAATGAATAAACTCAACGAATTCTTTGGTAAATACTTATAA
- a CDS encoding nuclear transport factor 2 family protein — MKTTILGLFLIIMSTQLSFGQPGLNPTNRTFTAVEQEVINLSKEKWQWMADKNADKLAGLFHEKSMFVHMGGSWGKEQEVNIIKNGMIWYKKADVHEVTVNIIDNTAILLNRITLLAVVGGNEVTNPFMVTEVYVKLNGNWILGSLSFSKLMTPGGQ; from the coding sequence ATGAAAACAACAATTCTCGGTTTATTTTTAATTATTATGAGTACTCAATTGTCCTTTGGGCAACCTGGTTTAAATCCGACAAATAGAACCTTTACTGCTGTGGAACAGGAAGTTATTAATCTTTCAAAAGAAAAGTGGCAGTGGATGGCCGACAAAAATGCAGATAAACTGGCCGGTCTTTTTCACGAAAAATCGATGTTTGTTCACATGGGAGGATCGTGGGGAAAAGAACAGGAAGTCAATATCATTAAAAACGGCATGATCTGGTACAAGAAAGCGGACGTCCATGAGGTAACGGTTAATATCATTGACAATACTGCCATCCTGTTAAACCGAATCACACTTTTGGCTGTGGTTGGTGGAAACGAAGTAACCAATCCATTTATGGTTACAGAAGTCTATGTGAAACTGAACGGCAACTGGATCTTGGGCTCACTTTCGTTTTCCAAGTTAATGACACCAGGCGGACAGTAA